TAATGACAAATCTTGTTTTTCACTTTGTTTCAGAATCTCCAATCTTCATTCTTGATGTTCAACACATATGGTattgttgttttagaattttttttgacCATCAATGTAATATCTTGCTTGACTGCTTCTCAAATGGGAATAATGGTTTTGATTTAAGCAAATATATAGGATATTGACATCCTCGTTACTAATGTCACAGTTCTCCCAGGTAATAGCCATGTTCATTTGCTGCAATTTGAGTTGATGGGGCTTAATAGGCGGCAGAATAAATTGTGGAAGGTGGTCTGGCTTGCTGTTATATGGACCGTGTGGAATGGCAGAAACAACCTGGTGTTTAGAGAGGTGGAGATGGAGATAGAAAGATTGTTTGAGATGGTACAAATTTGTTCATGGAACTGGATTACGGCTGGACTCCAAGGattttcctcttccttctttgAATGGGTTTCGAACCCGATTCAATGCATTAAACCTGTCTACTGGTGCTGTGGAGGGGCAGTAGGAATTCTCTATCGAGGTGTGTAGTTTGGTCGAAGGGAGTGTGGTATCTGCTCTATTATTTTGATGGGTCTTGTTGTacttttttcttctcctttcttttAGTTCTGCTCTTGCTGTTAATGGGATTCCATGTTGCAGCAATTGTCTTTTCTTTTATTGATGATTCTGAACTCTTTATTTGTATTCCATATTGTAGCAATTGTCCTTTCTGAAATCACAGTGTGAGTATCACCGTATGTGATGCGGTAGGGAATGGGATCAACACAAAAGCATTTCAGAAtgtcatcttctacctcaactCATGCAAAAGATATTCACTTTAACGAGTCATATAATGGCATCAGATTAAAGAGACTTCTCATGGAAGGGGTGATTATGTTATAAACATCTTTATTGAAGTTTTCCATCTTGATTGAAGTTTCAAGATTGAAAGTGCAAAGCTAATGCGTGAAGATTATTATGTAGAATAGGttgaatatgaatatgaattaTCAATTATGTACTCTTATTGAATATGCACTATTGAACTTCAGTAGTTGCACAATGATGTAACAAGTTTTGATTGCAAAAAAACGCGACTTGAAATCTAATCCTTTGTCAACTTTAGTACTCCAAACTATGAACTTTTAAAGAAGCTTCACTGTTGCATGAAAACAGTTTTTCAGTTATACCTTATACCACAAGAATGATTGATTTGTATGACAGCTTTATTTTCTAAGAAGAAAACGTGTGGGCAAATGCCCAAGCAGCTTCATCAGTTGTTTTAAGAGTGTGATGTAATataagttttctttcttttttagtGATTGTAGGCATATTTAGTACGGACTGCTGAAGCTATTTTTCAAGATTAGATTGAGACGGAAAAACATTAAATACTTCTAACAATATAGAACTATCAAATAGCTCATCAACCACTCATTTTAATGGAGAACAACTCTGCTTTTCTATACAGTAGAAACTATCACAATTTCAACTTGCTCCTCTAAAATTTATTGGCATTTTATCCAAGGCTTAATAGAATTTACAAATTAAAGAATCTGGTTTAACAGAAGTTCCTACTGTCATAAAAAATGCTTAGCCTGAGTAAAAAAATGCTTAGCCACAAATAAAGGGCGGGGACTTGAAGTAGTCCACACTGTTATAGTTTGATCCTGACTACCAATGGCAATAATATTGTAAGGCTGCGCCTCTTTTCTTCCAGTCTTAGAGGTACCAATTGGTCCACCCAACATGCACAGACTTCACTTCCTGAGCATTAGAGATATTCCTTCATAACATAGAATGGTTGAACTTCACCACAACGATTGGTGCATTGTGTCCTGGGAAATCAAATGTTGCAGACCATTCACCTCTCTCTAGCACAGAGGCAGAATTCCTTGGCTTCTGGAAACCATGTGTGGTGGTGATAAAATGACCACAAGGAGACCATCCAAGACGCCTAAAAAAAGTTGAACCAAGCTGATATTAATGATGATAAAATGCTTATCTCCAATACATGATACTTGAAATTGTAAA
This portion of the Lotus japonicus ecotype B-129 chromosome 3, LjGifu_v1.2 genome encodes:
- the LOC130749311 gene encoding uncharacterized protein LOC130749311 isoform X2; its protein translation is MQRARLPILVVNLLLTHYMNLQSSFLMFNTYGNSHVHLLQFELMGLNRRQNKLWKVVWLAVIWTVWNGRNNLVFREVEMEIERLFEMVQICSWNWITAGLQGFSSSFFEWVSNPIQCIKPVYWCCGGAVGILYRAIVLSEITV
- the LOC130749311 gene encoding uncharacterized protein LOC130749311 isoform X1; this encodes MQRARLPILVVNLLLTHYMNLQSSFLMFNTYVLPGNSHVHLLQFELMGLNRRQNKLWKVVWLAVIWTVWNGRNNLVFREVEMEIERLFEMVQICSWNWITAGLQGFSSSFFEWVSNPIQCIKPVYWCCGGAVGILYRAIVLSEITV